A region of Domibacillus sp. DTU_2020_1001157_1_SI_ALB_TIR_016 DNA encodes the following proteins:
- a CDS encoding STAS domain-containing protein, producing the protein MKVYRNKELGEFLIERAWEVTEEWYKSLDKSESFGVYTSTNTEDVKLLKTQNYEFHRRFFQMFIEEEAKFKEGLEEWLTYLANDAQHLATPVHFIAREFFSVRNQYLKLIKEFVSLNKGKYSEEMIELWYQKILDTMDDVVTWFMEEHHKASTMRLKGQQEMINELSSPVISLNNNMGLLPLVGDIDTARAKLILENTLEQCSERRLNHLLIDLSGVVMIDTMVAHQIFQLIDALSLIGVKTTLSGIRPEIAQTAVQLGLSFDKVSITSTLSNAISASAIKSQQLL; encoded by the coding sequence ATGAAGGTGTACAGAAATAAAGAGCTAGGCGAGTTTTTAATAGAAAGAGCATGGGAAGTGACTGAGGAATGGTATAAATCCTTAGATAAAAGTGAATCGTTTGGAGTTTATACCAGTACTAATACTGAAGATGTTAAATTATTAAAAACACAAAACTATGAATTTCATCGTCGTTTTTTCCAAATGTTTATTGAGGAAGAAGCCAAGTTCAAAGAGGGGCTTGAGGAGTGGCTGACTTATTTAGCAAATGATGCGCAGCATTTAGCAACGCCCGTTCATTTTATAGCAAGAGAGTTTTTTAGCGTGCGAAATCAGTACTTAAAGTTAATAAAAGAGTTTGTTTCTTTAAATAAAGGAAAGTATTCAGAAGAAATGATCGAATTATGGTATCAAAAAATCTTAGACACCATGGATGATGTGGTAACCTGGTTTATGGAAGAGCATCACAAAGCTTCAACGATGAGGTTGAAAGGTCAACAAGAAATGATTAATGAATTAAGCTCACCAGTCATTAGTCTTAATAACAATATGGGATTACTACCGCTAGTGGGTGATATTGACACAGCACGAGCAAAGTTAATACTCGAAAACACCTTGGAACAATGTTCTGAAAGAAGATTAAACCACCTCCTTATCGATCTATCCGGTGTAGTGATGATTGATACAATGGTAGCCCATCAGATCTTTCAATTAATCGATGCGTTGAGTCTAATTGGAGTAAAAACGACTTTATCAGGAATTCGGCCAGAAATAGCACAGACTGCTGTTCAGCTGGGGCTTAGCTTTGATAAAGTATCAATTACATCTACGCTTTCCAATGCTATAAGTGCTTCTGCCATAAAGAGTCAACAGCTTTTATAA
- a CDS encoding helix-turn-helix transcriptional regulator, with amino-acid sequence MPGERLRSLREKARLTQKELASRLNVPNQNISNYERIFRQPDYETLQKLADYYDVSTDYLLGRTDTSKKENNDEKEMMNSSVIQHSICFL; translated from the coding sequence ATGCCTGGCGAAAGACTAAGATCGTTAAGAGAAAAAGCCAGACTTACTCAAAAAGAATTGGCTTCACGTCTAAATGTACCTAATCAAAATATTTCTAATTATGAACGCATCTTTCGTCAGCCGGATTATGAAACATTACAGAAATTAGCTGATTACTACGATGTATCAACTGACTACCTTCTCGGAAGAACTGACACATCTAAAAAAGAAAATAATGATGAGAAAGAAATGATGAATTCTTCAGTAATTCAGCACTCAATCTGTTTTTTATGA
- a CDS encoding ImmA/IrrE family metallo-endopeptidase, which produces MQLQEWQAKTFALHFCMPTFMLEKLDLPFDKRPAINKAAELFNLEYSFVEKRLALWEIQMMGIILNFNGNFKSKKDLMVLLIKVSLQGLS; this is translated from the coding sequence GTGCAGCTGCAAGAGTGGCAAGCTAAAACATTTGCCCTTCACTTCTGCATGCCTACTTTTATGCTTGAAAAATTGGATCTGCCTTTCGATAAACGGCCGGCCATCAATAAAGCTGCAGAGCTATTTAATCTGGAGTATTCTTTTGTAGAAAAACGCCTTGCTCTCTGGGAGATTCAAATGATGGGGATTATTTTAAACTTCAATGGAAATTTTAAAAGCAAAAAAGACCTTATGGTACTTTTGATAAAAGTATCTTTGCAAGGTCTTTCTTGA
- a CDS encoding PspA/IM30 family protein: protein MGIFKRLKTMSTAGINGVLDSLENPIAMLNEYTREMEGELKKGEQALAQQIYLENKQKALINETESLVAKRDRQARLAVEQGEDFIAKLALQEKLIHQQQLTLYTEQLNILQGQTETLYEELNELKKTYHEFQQKRLMLISRANIAQSIKQIQKTNVTFHSETIANGMSRVEDRILMMEAEAQASRQFTGNLSTPIKGYIDPSLEYELEQVLQVVKKEVKSIEAAQ from the coding sequence ATGGGGATTTTTAAACGATTAAAAACGATGAGCACTGCTGGAATAAACGGCGTACTCGATAGCCTGGAAAATCCGATTGCGATGTTAAACGAGTATACGAGGGAAATGGAAGGGGAGCTCAAAAAAGGGGAACAGGCATTAGCCCAGCAGATTTACCTCGAAAACAAACAAAAAGCATTAATTAATGAAACAGAAAGCCTGGTTGCAAAAAGGGACAGGCAGGCAAGGCTGGCTGTGGAACAAGGAGAGGACTTTATCGCAAAATTGGCTTTGCAGGAAAAATTGATTCACCAGCAGCAGCTCACTCTGTATACTGAGCAGTTGAATATTCTTCAGGGCCAAACCGAGACACTGTATGAAGAATTGAATGAACTAAAAAAAACCTATCATGAATTTCAACAAAAAAGATTAATGCTCATTTCGAGAGCCAATATAGCTCAGTCGATCAAACAGATTCAAAAAACGAATGTGACATTCCATTCTGAAACGATCGCTAATGGGATGTCACGCGTAGAGGACCGTATCTTAATGATGGAAGCTGAAGCACAAGCGAGTAGACAGTTTACAGGAAATTTAAGCACCCCTATCAAAGGATATATTGATCCAAGTTTAGAATATGAATTGGAACAGGTACTGCAAGTAGTGAAAAAAGAGGTCAAGTCAATAGAAGCTGCCCAGTAA
- a CDS encoding IS3 family transposase (programmed frameshift), with product MGTRVSYPAEVKMKAVKMRLAGVPVKEVLKELNIRNKTQLKTWMKWYKAGELHRFDQPVGKQYSFGKGPEEENETEKLKAENRYLKQQIEGLKKVRRIGEEVVPETAVELVEELKNSLPVREICRHLGIARSTYYRWRRQSREETSKQAIERKIGTLCRNHKFRYGYRKITALLKREMLINHKAVQRMMQKYGWQCRVKVKKRRQTGQPCHITDNLLKGDFQADQPLQKLVTDITYLPFGQKQLYLSSIQDLFNGEIIAYSIGDCQDTNFVLDTLSQLSSLPEGCILHSDQGSVYTSHAYQQAVKEKGIIMSMSRKGTPADNASIESFHSSLKSETFYLDKLDSTTTAIVEQTVENYIHYYNHIRIQAKLNNQPPVAYRQLAA from the exons ATGGGTACAAGAGTCAGTTATCCAGCGGAAGTAAAAATGAAAGCTGTAAAAATGAGATTAGCTGGAGTGCCGGTTAAAGAAGTCTTGAAGGAATTAAATATCCGAAATAAGACACAGCTTAAAACATGGATGAAATGGTACAAAGCAGGCGAACTTCATCGGTTTGATCAGCCAGTGGGCAAACAATATTCCTTCGGAAAAGGACCTGAGGAGGAAAACGAAACAGAGAAACTGAAAGCAGAAAACCGGTATCTGAAACAGCAGATTGAAG GTCTTAAAAAAGTACGAAGAATTGGAGAGGAAGTGGTACCGGAAACAGCCGTAGAATTAGTGGAAGAACTCAAAAACAGCTTGCCCGTCAGGGAAATATGCCGGCATCTTGGTATTGCTAGATCCACTTACTATCGCTGGAGAAGACAGAGCCGGGAAGAAACATCCAAGCAGGCCATTGAACGAAAAATCGGCACGTTGTGCCGGAACCATAAGTTTCGATATGGCTATCGTAAAATCACAGCCTTATTAAAACGGGAGATGTTGATTAACCATAAAGCGGTACAGCGTATGATGCAGAAGTATGGCTGGCAGTGCCGGGTGAAAGTGAAGAAACGCAGGCAGACAGGACAGCCTTGTCATATTACCGATAATCTATTGAAAGGTGATTTCCAGGCAGATCAGCCCCTTCAAAAGCTCGTCACAGATATTACATACTTGCCTTTTGGCCAGAAACAGCTGTATCTTTCAAGTATCCAGGATTTATTTAACGGTGAGATTATTGCCTATTCTATTGGAGACTGCCAGGACACAAATTTTGTGCTCGACACCCTGTCGCAGCTTTCTTCCCTGCCAGAAGGGTGCATCCTGCACAGCGACCAGGGATCTGTTTACACATCTCACGCTTATCAACAGGCAGTCAAAGAAAAAGGCATTATCATGAGCATGTCCCGAAAAGGGACACCCGCTGATAATGCCTCCATCGAATCGTTTCATTCCTCGCTAAAGTCTGAAACGTTCTATCTCGACAAGTTAGACAGCACTACGACGGCCATCGTAGAGCAAACTGTCGAAAACTATATTCACTATTATAACCATATCCGTATTCAAGCGAAACTAAACAACCAGCCACCGGTTGCGTACCGGCAGCTGGCTGCTTAA
- a CDS encoding YjcZ family sporulation protein: MSGYYGGGYGYNGGFALIVVLFILLIIIGATFKGGYGY; the protein is encoded by the coding sequence ATGAGTGGTTATTACGGTGGTGGCTATGGTTACAACGGCGGCTTTGCGCTGATTGTAGTGCTGTTCATTCTTTTAATTATCATTGGCGCTACATTTAAAGGCGGATACGGCTACTGA
- a CDS encoding molybdopterin oxidoreductase family protein produces MYAYKDQPDGVFPSVCSLDCPDQCGLLVHKKNGRIVKVEGDPNHPVTKGSICNKVRNIKERLYDEKRLSYPMKRVGKKGESRFERITWEEALETITSRWKELIETDGSESILPYSYYGNMGVLNSESMDRRFFYRLGATQLDRKICQSAGEAGYRYTMGDSKGTNPEDTVHAKLIIFWGVNAVSTNMHQVVLAQKARKKGAKIVVIDVHQNQTGKMADWFIPIKPGTDAALALGMMHILFAEHLVDEDFLREYTVGFEELREHVVQYDPETVTQITGVSVDDLYTLARLYGTTSPSFIRIGNGLQHHDNGGMCIRTISCLPALTGQWLKRGGGAIKGNAGYLAFNSDALQRPDFLQNKHTRRINMNQIGRALTELKQPVKSMFVYSTNPAVVAPEGNKVRKGLEREDLFLVVHDLFLTETAKYADIVLPASSSYENTDFFTSYWHHFVQIQQPVIGPYGESKSNVEVFRLLAEKMGFEEPEFRETDEEMIDRALDYPENPFMKHINYTSLTEKQFIRADVQPIIPGKLLTPSGKIELYSEKMKQDGFPPLPTYVPIKQDEKLPYVFVPAPNHNFLNSTFSNNEKHIQLEKEARLYMNVEDAKASGIEDGDQVRVWNSRGECRLTVVVGSQVLPGVVVSQGLWADEPGTKQLVNSLTPDRLSDMGGGAVFFSGRVNVAKG; encoded by the coding sequence ATGTATGCTTACAAAGACCAGCCGGATGGCGTGTTTCCTTCGGTCTGCTCACTTGACTGTCCGGACCAGTGCGGCCTACTGGTCCACAAAAAGAATGGCAGAATCGTAAAGGTAGAAGGTGACCCAAACCATCCTGTTACAAAAGGCAGTATTTGCAACAAGGTTCGCAACATAAAAGAACGGCTTTATGACGAAAAACGGCTGTCATACCCAATGAAGCGTGTCGGGAAAAAAGGAGAAAGCCGGTTTGAACGAATTACGTGGGAAGAAGCGCTTGAGACGATTACGTCCCGTTGGAAAGAGCTTATCGAAACGGATGGGTCCGAAAGCATTCTCCCATACAGCTATTATGGCAACATGGGCGTACTCAATTCCGAAAGTATGGACCGCCGCTTTTTCTACAGGCTCGGTGCGACACAGCTAGACCGGAAAATCTGCCAGTCAGCCGGTGAAGCGGGTTACCGATACACAATGGGAGACAGCAAAGGAACAAATCCCGAGGATACCGTTCATGCCAAGCTGATCATTTTCTGGGGTGTCAATGCCGTCAGCACCAATATGCACCAGGTTGTACTCGCGCAAAAAGCACGAAAAAAGGGTGCCAAAATTGTGGTGATTGATGTACACCAAAACCAGACTGGAAAGATGGCGGACTGGTTTATCCCCATTAAGCCAGGTACTGATGCAGCGCTCGCGCTTGGCATGATGCATATTTTATTTGCTGAACATTTAGTGGATGAAGACTTTTTAAGAGAATACACAGTGGGCTTTGAAGAGCTGCGGGAGCATGTGGTTCAGTATGATCCGGAAACGGTCACGCAGATTACAGGCGTTTCAGTTGATGATCTTTATACGCTTGCCCGTTTATACGGGACAACCTCACCTTCTTTTATTCGCATTGGAAATGGCCTGCAGCACCATGACAACGGCGGCATGTGCATCCGCACGATTTCCTGCCTGCCTGCTTTAACCGGACAGTGGCTGAAGCGGGGCGGTGGAGCCATTAAAGGAAACGCGGGGTACCTGGCTTTTAATTCCGATGCACTGCAGCGTCCGGATTTTCTCCAAAACAAACACACACGCCGTATTAACATGAACCAGATCGGCCGGGCTTTGACGGAGCTTAAACAGCCGGTTAAATCCATGTTTGTATACAGCACAAATCCAGCGGTTGTGGCTCCGGAAGGAAACAAGGTGAGAAAAGGGCTGGAGCGTGAAGATTTGTTTCTTGTCGTCCATGATCTGTTTTTAACTGAAACAGCCAAGTATGCGGATATTGTCCTGCCGGCTTCATCTTCGTATGAAAACACCGACTTTTTTACATCGTACTGGCATCATTTTGTTCAAATTCAGCAGCCGGTCATTGGGCCATACGGGGAGTCTAAATCAAATGTTGAAGTGTTCCGCCTGCTGGCTGAAAAAATGGGATTTGAAGAGCCGGAGTTCCGGGAAACAGACGAAGAAATGATTGACCGTGCGCTTGATTATCCGGAGAATCCATTTATGAAACACATCAATTATACGTCGCTGACGGAAAAGCAGTTTATAAGAGCGGATGTGCAGCCGATTATTCCCGGAAAGCTGCTGACACCAAGCGGGAAAATCGAATTATACTCTGAAAAAATGAAGCAGGACGGTTTTCCGCCACTGCCGACTTATGTACCTATTAAGCAGGATGAGAAGCTTCCCTATGTATTCGTTCCGGCGCCGAATCATAACTTTTTAAATTCGACGTTTTCCAATAATGAAAAGCATATTCAGCTTGAAAAAGAAGCCCGGTTATATATGAATGTGGAAGATGCCAAAGCGTCCGGGATTGAAGACGGAGACCAAGTACGCGTTTGGAATTCGCGCGGAGAATGCCGCCTTACTGTAGTGGTCGGCAGCCAGGTGCTGCCGGGTGTGGTCGTATCCCAGGGGCTGTGGGCGGATGAACCGGGAACCAAACAGCTCGTCAACTCCCTGACACCAGACCGCTTATCGGACATGGGCGGGGGAGCAGTCTTTTTTTCGGGCCGTGTGAATGTAGCAAAAGGTTGA
- a CDS encoding GNAT family N-acetyltransferase, producing the protein MKIIRAELKDLPVLSPLFDAYRVFYEQPSDEKGAAVFLKERLEREESIVFIGYEKEKAAGFVQLYPTFTSVGMQRAYILNDLFVHPDCRQEGIGKALMHTAFQFCEGEGAKFVTLQTARDNITAQTLYEKVGMQRDTKFYSYLKSLT; encoded by the coding sequence ATGAAAATAATAAGAGCTGAGCTGAAGGATCTGCCTGTACTTTCTCCATTATTTGATGCTTACCGCGTGTTTTACGAGCAGCCAAGTGATGAAAAAGGAGCAGCTGTTTTTTTAAAGGAGAGACTGGAGAGGGAAGAGTCGATTGTTTTTATTGGATACGAAAAAGAAAAGGCAGCTGGATTTGTTCAGCTGTATCCAACGTTTACATCAGTCGGCATGCAGCGGGCATACATCTTGAATGATTTATTTGTTCATCCCGATTGCCGGCAAGAAGGAATCGGTAAAGCACTGATGCACACCGCTTTTCAATTTTGCGAGGGCGAAGGAGCCAAATTTGTCACCCTTCAGACAGCAAGAGATAACATAACTGCGCAGACGCTGTATGAAAAAGTCGGCATGCAAAGAGACACCAAATTTTACTCTTATTTAAAATCGTTAACTTAA
- a CDS encoding ABC transporter permease, with translation MNAFYVIWHKEWIQLIREAKIIWMPLAFMGLGTAQPVLLFFLPSILEAVGGGQGITIDPAMTHQSGDEVLAGTLASQFDQMGLIIIVVSTMGIIQADKVSGMLKFILTKPVTVGAYIGGKIAAGCSTAALSVAAGFAVSFIYTDYLFTDISFRTALPALLLYLLWVFFIVSFTAMVSTLFNGQAVIALISIACLLAFRILAGLHPMLGWLNPASASLQAIELLSSHLNKAEMFKGIAATVVWIIITVAFSYKWIVKKRF, from the coding sequence ATGAATGCTTTTTACGTGATCTGGCATAAAGAGTGGATTCAATTAATAAGAGAAGCGAAAATCATTTGGATGCCGCTCGCCTTCATGGGTTTAGGAACCGCACAGCCTGTTCTGCTGTTTTTTCTGCCTTCTATTTTGGAAGCAGTTGGAGGAGGGCAGGGAATTACCATTGATCCGGCGATGACCCATCAAAGCGGAGATGAAGTGCTCGCTGGTACACTTGCCTCACAATTTGATCAGATGGGCTTAATTATTATTGTCGTTTCGACTATGGGAATTATACAGGCAGACAAAGTGAGTGGCATGCTCAAATTCATTTTAACAAAACCGGTTACTGTGGGAGCTTATATAGGAGGGAAAATAGCGGCCGGCTGCTCCACTGCTGCCCTAAGCGTGGCAGCTGGATTTGCTGTCTCTTTCATCTATACAGATTACTTATTTACAGATATCTCTTTTCGGACGGCGCTGCCGGCTTTGCTGTTGTACCTATTATGGGTGTTTTTTATTGTTTCCTTTACGGCAATGGTGAGTACCTTGTTTAATGGGCAAGCGGTTATTGCGCTTATCAGTATAGCCTGTCTTCTTGCTTTTCGAATACTGGCCGGGCTGCATCCTATGTTGGGTTGGCTAAATCCAGCCAGTGCCAGCCTGCAGGCGATAGAATTGCTTTCCTCCCATTTAAATAAAGCAGAAATGTTTAAAGGCATAGCAGCAACAGTCGTATGGATTATTATAACGGTTGCCTTTTCTTATAAATGGATCGTAAAAAAACGTTTTTAA
- a CDS encoding ABC transporter ATP-binding protein — MKISVEHVTKTFKHKTAVQDVSLHIEEGECVGLLGPNGAGKSTLLNIITDVLPADKGEVHLDGKRLSSMKRKIGYLPQEPPLYSWMTAKETLVFMGRLSDMPKKNLLKEIETVLTRVGLKQEENIKVGTFSGGMKQRLGIAQALLHKPSFLILDEPVSALDPIGRREVLDLIRDIKKDTTVLVSTHILSDAEEICERLVIMKNGIKLEDTTLAELTCRNEDSAVYVDLTPRDLGWAGLVRCLPYVQKVDLIGNTVKVTLDDVQAYKNHLIGHALKNNVDILRFETRRSDTLEEIFLRMVAGA; from the coding sequence ATGAAAATAAGCGTTGAACATGTGACTAAAACGTTTAAACATAAAACAGCTGTCCAAGATGTTTCTTTACATATTGAGGAAGGGGAATGTGTAGGTCTGCTTGGCCCGAATGGAGCAGGAAAGTCAACGCTGCTCAATATTATTACAGATGTGCTGCCAGCAGATAAAGGTGAGGTGCACCTAGACGGAAAAAGGCTGTCTTCTATGAAGCGCAAGATTGGCTACCTTCCACAGGAGCCACCTCTTTATTCCTGGATGACGGCTAAAGAAACACTCGTTTTTATGGGGCGCCTATCAGACATGCCAAAGAAAAACCTTCTGAAAGAAATTGAAACGGTGCTGACGCGGGTAGGCCTCAAGCAGGAAGAGAATATAAAAGTCGGCACCTTTTCCGGGGGCATGAAACAAAGGCTGGGTATTGCGCAAGCTCTTCTTCATAAGCCGTCTTTTCTTATATTGGATGAACCGGTTTCAGCGCTGGATCCAATCGGAAGAAGAGAGGTGTTGGATTTAATTCGAGATATAAAAAAAGACACCACTGTACTGGTATCAACACATATCTTAAGTGATGCAGAAGAAATTTGTGAGCGGCTCGTCATTATGAAAAACGGCATAAAACTGGAAGATACTACACTGGCTGAGCTGACATGCAGAAATGAGGATTCAGCGGTTTATGTTGACCTTACGCCAAGAGACTTGGGCTGGGCGGGGCTTGTCCGGTGCCTGCCCTATGTTCAGAAGGTAGACCTTATTGGTAATACTGTTAAAGTAACGCTTGACGATGTGCAGGCATATAAAAACCATTTGATTGGGCATGCATTGAAGAATAATGTAGACATTTTACGTTTTGAAACAAGAAGGTCAGATACCCTGGAGGAAATCTTTTTAAGAATGGTGGCAGGTGCATGA
- a CDS encoding PLD nuclease N-terminal domain-containing protein yields the protein MQLHYGLEELKEIEWTVVLPILMPFIAIALVLIVVALIDLYRHRKTQDHVLFWMIIILVCNTIGPILYFTIGRKGGAAR from the coding sequence TTGCAGCTTCATTACGGATTGGAAGAATTGAAAGAAATCGAATGGACGGTTGTGCTGCCTATTCTTATGCCGTTTATAGCCATTGCTTTGGTTTTAATTGTGGTGGCGTTAATTGATTTATACCGGCACCGCAAAACACAAGATCATGTGCTTTTTTGGATGATCATCATTCTAGTTTGTAACACGATCGGTCCTATTTTATATTTCACAATTGGACGAAAAGGAGGCGCTGCCCGATGA
- a CDS encoding helix-turn-helix domain-containing protein, whose product MNKAEILMHPVRMKISQALMRNKENGLTPLEMVKIIQDVPQATLYRHISTLHQAGIIRVTKEKKVRSVSEKYYVLDEEAAQLHADEWKHLTKEKKLSYLSYYQLSLMIQYQNYLSVLDKKQQAEDHSTFSLMELKIDDQHFKEFQKELNDLMRKYYDRKNEDPDAPTRTIAVTIIPET is encoded by the coding sequence ATGAATAAAGCGGAAATATTAATGCACCCTGTCAGAATGAAAATATCGCAGGCTCTTATGCGAAATAAAGAAAACGGCCTGACACCTTTAGAAATGGTTAAAATCATTCAGGATGTGCCTCAAGCGACACTCTACCGTCATATCAGCACCCTGCATCAAGCAGGTATCATACGTGTGACAAAAGAAAAAAAGGTCCGGTCCGTGTCTGAAAAATATTATGTATTGGACGAAGAAGCTGCCCAGCTCCATGCGGATGAGTGGAAACATTTAACGAAAGAAAAAAAGCTCAGCTATCTTTCCTACTACCAGCTATCGCTGATGATCCAGTATCAAAACTATTTGTCGGTACTAGATAAAAAGCAGCAAGCGGAAGACCACTCGACTTTCTCGCTTATGGAATTAAAAATCGATGACCAGCACTTTAAAGAGTTTCAGAAAGAATTAAACGATTTGATGCGAAAATATTATGATCGGAAAAACGAAGATCCTGATGCACCAACCCGCACGATTGCGGTAACAATTATTCCTGAAACTTAA
- a CDS encoding transposase, producing the protein MKVAKSLLHKITNQTETFNDTLDIYNDALSFIIQVIDKEFDGTEGLATKSIVPAVEKLIHATKSNPLPKYKEFNERLYKFPSYFRRSAIASAFGKVKSFRSNYQNWEKEQKYALSEGKKFKKQPPRLQAEHKEFPVFYRGNMFNRTSDTSAQIKVFHQNDWVWINIEFKGQDHYKRGVWEWKEHNPKLIKRGKKFFLSISYENKVTLTKTPIQEQKVCAVDLGLTNSAVCSVIDATGTVLGRTFIDQLKEKDRLQTLTNKLRKAQRVSGRIHAPNFWRQINGYQQHIVCYTSHEIVKFASKHGCDVIVFEYLDRMKIPKGFYGARKLRFKLHGWQKIGIQNKVEEMAHCLGMRISRINPRNTSALAFDGSGKVERNSKKDLATFSTGKVYHSDLSASYNIGARYFIRAFQKSISETKWLSLQAKVPELAIRTSQTLSSFISLHHALGLSKEA; encoded by the coding sequence ATGAAAGTTGCGAAGTCGCTGCTGCACAAGATTACAAACCAGACCGAAACCTTCAATGATACACTGGATATTTACAATGACGCCCTGTCCTTCATCATCCAGGTTATAGACAAGGAGTTTGATGGTACCGAGGGTCTGGCAACCAAGTCGATTGTGCCGGCAGTGGAAAAACTGATTCACGCAACCAAGTCAAATCCTCTTCCGAAATACAAGGAGTTTAACGAACGTCTTTACAAGTTTCCGTCCTACTTCCGTAGAAGTGCGATTGCTTCTGCTTTTGGCAAAGTAAAGAGCTTCCGCTCTAACTATCAAAACTGGGAAAAAGAGCAGAAATACGCTCTTTCCGAAGGGAAGAAATTTAAGAAACAGCCTCCGCGCCTGCAGGCGGAACATAAAGAATTCCCTGTTTTTTATCGAGGGAACATGTTCAACAGAACATCCGATACATCAGCACAAATCAAAGTGTTCCACCAGAATGACTGGGTATGGATAAATATCGAATTTAAAGGGCAGGACCATTACAAACGTGGTGTCTGGGAATGGAAAGAACATAACCCTAAGCTGATTAAGCGGGGAAAGAAATTCTTCCTTTCCATCAGCTATGAAAATAAAGTTACTTTAACTAAAACGCCTATTCAAGAACAAAAAGTGTGTGCGGTAGACCTTGGACTGACGAATTCTGCGGTTTGTTCCGTTATTGATGCAACAGGCACTGTCTTAGGCAGGACGTTTATTGACCAGCTTAAAGAAAAAGACCGTCTGCAGACGTTAACAAATAAACTACGGAAAGCACAGCGGGTAAGCGGCCGCATTCATGCGCCAAACTTTTGGCGGCAGATCAATGGGTACCAGCAGCATATTGTCTGCTACACCAGCCATGAAATTGTTAAATTCGCGTCAAAGCATGGCTGTGATGTCATTGTATTCGAGTACCTGGACAGAATGAAAATCCCAAAGGGGTTTTATGGAGCCAGGAAACTTCGTTTCAAGCTTCACGGGTGGCAGAAAATAGGTATCCAGAACAAAGTAGAAGAAATGGCGCACTGCCTGGGCATGCGCATTTCCCGGATCAATCCGCGAAACACCAGCGCCCTGGCGTTCGACGGCTCTGGAAAAGTGGAACGAAACTCGAAAAAAGACCTTGCCACATTTTCAACAGGCAAAGTCTATCATTCGGATTTGTCCGCTTCTTATAATATCGGGGCCCGTTATTTCATTCGAGCTTTTCAAAAATCCATTTCGGAAACGAAATGGTTGTCACTTCAGGCAAAAGTTCCTGAGCTGGCAATAAGGACATCTCAGACCTTGTCTTCGTTCATTAGTCTCCATCATGCACTCGGGCTTTCGAAGGAAGCTTAA